A single genomic interval of Tsukamurella paurometabola harbors:
- a CDS encoding phosphoglycerate kinase — MTVSTLSDLLSEGVEGRTVLVRSDLNVPLDDAGAITDPGRIIASVPTLKALAEAGAKVIVTAHLGRPKGEADPKFSLAPVAKELGERLGRNVQLAGDVVGQDALARAEGLTDGDVLLLENVRFDPRETSKDDAEREALARDLAELVDVSSHAGEGAFVSDGFGVVHRKQASVFDVAKLLPAYAGGLVDAEVRVLAQLTENPSRPYAVVLGGSKVSDKLGVIRALAPKVDTLVIGGGMAFTFLAAQGYSVGDSLLQEDQIDTCKQLLEEFGDVLHLPIDVVVADAFAADAASKTVSADAIEDGWMGLDIGPESAQRFGAVLTQAKTVFWNGPMGVFEFPAFAAGTKAVAESVIRATSNGAFTVVGGGDSAAAVRTLGLDEDGFSHISTGGGASLEYLEGKELPGLTVLDRGDA; from the coding sequence ATGACCGTTTCCACTCTTTCCGACCTGCTGTCCGAGGGCGTCGAGGGACGCACCGTACTGGTCCGCAGCGACCTCAACGTGCCGCTCGACGATGCCGGCGCCATCACCGATCCGGGCCGCATCATCGCCTCGGTGCCCACGCTCAAGGCGCTCGCCGAGGCCGGCGCGAAGGTGATCGTCACCGCACACCTGGGCCGCCCGAAGGGCGAGGCCGACCCGAAGTTCTCGCTCGCGCCCGTCGCGAAGGAGCTGGGGGAGCGCCTGGGGCGCAACGTCCAACTCGCCGGCGACGTCGTGGGCCAGGACGCGCTGGCCCGCGCCGAGGGCCTCACCGACGGTGACGTGCTCCTCCTGGAGAACGTGCGGTTCGACCCGCGCGAGACGAGTAAGGACGACGCCGAGCGCGAGGCGCTCGCGCGGGACCTCGCCGAGCTCGTCGACGTCTCCTCCCACGCCGGCGAGGGCGCATTCGTCTCCGACGGCTTCGGCGTCGTCCATCGGAAGCAGGCCTCCGTCTTCGACGTCGCGAAGCTGCTCCCGGCGTACGCCGGTGGCCTCGTCGACGCCGAGGTGCGCGTCCTCGCGCAGCTGACCGAGAACCCGTCGCGGCCCTACGCGGTGGTGCTCGGCGGCTCCAAGGTCTCCGACAAGCTCGGCGTCATCCGCGCGCTCGCGCCCAAGGTCGACACGCTCGTCATCGGCGGCGGCATGGCCTTCACCTTCCTCGCCGCGCAGGGTTACTCCGTGGGTGACTCGCTGCTGCAGGAGGACCAGATCGACACGTGCAAGCAGCTGCTCGAGGAGTTCGGCGACGTCCTGCACCTGCCGATCGACGTCGTGGTGGCCGACGCCTTCGCGGCCGATGCCGCGTCGAAGACCGTCTCCGCCGACGCGATCGAGGACGGCTGGATGGGACTCGACATCGGCCCCGAGTCCGCGCAGCGCTTCGGCGCTGTGCTGACCCAGGCCAAGACGGTCTTCTGGAACGGCCCCATGGGCGTCTTCGAGTTCCCCGCCTTCGCGGCCGGCACGAAGGCCGTCGCGGAGTCGGTCATCAGGGCGACCAGCAACGGTGCCTTCACCGTCGTGGGCGGCGGCGACTCGGCCGCGGCCGTCCGTACCCTGGGGCTCGACGAGGACGGCTTCAGCCACATCTCCACCGGTGGCGGCGCCTCGCTGGAGTACCTGGAGGGCAAGGAGCTCCCCGGGTTGACGGTGCTCGACAGGGGGGACGCATGA
- the tpiA gene encoding triose-phosphate isomerase: MSRKPLIAGNWKMNLNHLEAIAVVQKLAFALPDKYFAHVDVTVIPPFTDLRSVQTAVDGDDLKITYGAQDLSPHDAGAYTGDISGAFLAKLGCTYVVVGHSERRTIHGETNEIVLAKTKAALRHGLTPIVCIGEGLDVREQGTQVEYNVEQLKGSLAGLTAEELSKTVIAYEPVWAIGTGKVATPQDAQEVCAAVRATVAELGGADVAAGIRVLYGGSVSSKNVGELVAQPDVDGGLVGGASLKPDEFAALSAIAAGGPL; the protein is encoded by the coding sequence ATGAGCCGCAAGCCGCTGATCGCCGGCAACTGGAAGATGAACCTCAACCACCTCGAGGCGATCGCGGTGGTGCAGAAGCTCGCTTTCGCGTTGCCGGACAAGTACTTCGCTCACGTCGACGTCACGGTGATCCCGCCGTTCACGGACCTGCGCTCGGTGCAGACGGCCGTCGACGGCGACGACCTGAAGATCACCTACGGCGCGCAGGACCTCTCGCCGCACGACGCCGGCGCGTACACCGGTGACATCTCCGGTGCGTTCCTCGCGAAGCTCGGCTGCACCTACGTCGTCGTCGGCCACAGCGAGCGGCGCACGATCCACGGCGAGACCAACGAGATCGTGCTGGCCAAGACGAAGGCCGCGCTGCGTCACGGCCTGACGCCGATCGTGTGCATCGGCGAGGGGCTGGACGTCCGCGAACAGGGCACGCAGGTCGAGTACAACGTCGAGCAGCTCAAGGGTTCGCTCGCCGGGCTCACGGCCGAGGAACTGTCCAAGACGGTCATCGCGTACGAGCCCGTTTGGGCGATCGGCACGGGCAAGGTGGCGACCCCGCAGGACGCGCAGGAGGTCTGCGCCGCGGTCCGTGCCACCGTCGCCGAGCTGGGCGGTGCCGACGTCGCCGCCGGCATTCGGGTGCTCTACGGCGGCTCGGTGTCCAGCAAGAACGTCGGCGAGCTCGTCGCGCAGCCGGACGTGGACGGCGGTCTCGTGGGCGGCGCCTCACTCAAGCCCGACGAGTTCGCCGCACTCAGCGCCATCGCCGCCGGCGGACCGCTCTGA
- the secG gene encoding preprotein translocase subunit SecG has product MQLVLKIAILVLSLLLVVLVLLHRGKGGGLSSLFGGGVQSSLSGSSVVEKNLDRVTIFVGIIWTVCIVGVTLSIKLTS; this is encoded by the coding sequence TTGCAGCTGGTGCTGAAGATCGCCATCCTCGTGCTGAGCCTGCTGCTGGTGGTGCTCGTCCTGCTCCACCGCGGTAAGGGCGGCGGCCTGTCGTCGCTGTTCGGCGGTGGCGTGCAGTCGTCGCTCTCCGGCTCGTCGGTGGTGGAGAAGAACCTCGACCGGGTGACGATCTTCGTCGGCATCATCTGGACGGTGTGCATCGTCGGCGTTACGCTGAGCATCAAGTTGACGTCCTAG
- the ppc gene encoding phosphoenolpyruvate carboxylase, which translates to MTSDPGRAATEPLRDDIRLLGGILGDTIREQAGPQIFDLVERARQESFAVRRSELDREQLAALFADVPTAEAVPVIRAFSHFALLANLAEDLHRERRRAIHVRAGEPPQASSLAHTYGLLAEAALDGTEVAAALRHALVVPVITAHPTETRRRTVFDTQHRITELMRYRDRTQLDPREEEQVQVGLRRQILTLWDTALVRLERLRIQDEIENGLRYFDAAFLQVMPAINREARTRLRELYPGTALLSEPIVRPGSWIGGDRDGNPYVTAEVVTMASRRAAATAIGHYLRELLQLEQELALSSRLTTVADDLLALAAWDDSPKRADEPYRRALHGIRGRLSATADALLDEQLDARTDIGAEPYGAPSELLADLGVVDASLRAGGDGLIADDRLQALREAVNTFGFHLSGLDMRQNSDVHEETIAELFAWAGVHPDYASLDEDERVRLLTAELRLRRPLVGPGAEFTDQTTKELGVLHAATRAVDSLGAGAVPNYIISMCTSVSDLLEAAVLLKEAGLLRPDTDGGAECPVNIVPLFETIEDLQQGAATMRAALAVPAYRSLVDGKGGLQEIMLGYSDSNKDGGYLAANWALYRAELDLVAMARDTGITLRLFHGRGGTVGRGGGPSYDAILAQPPGAVRGTLRLTEQGEIIAAKYAEPALAVRNLESLVAATLESTLLDVEGLGDEAEDAYAVLDELAALARDAYGDLVHRTDGFVEYFKTSTPVEEIGSLNIGSRPSSRKQTSKISDLRAIPWVMAWSLSRVMLPGFYGTGTAFETWIGGDPARLDRLRELYRRWPFFRSVLSNMAQVLAKSDLGLAARYADLVPDVALRERVFGKIADEHRRTIEMYYAITETDDLLADNPALKRSVFNRFPYLEPLNHLQVELLRRYRSGDEDPLVQRGILLTMNGLATALRNSG; encoded by the coding sequence ATGACCAGTGACCCGGGCCGCGCCGCCACAGAACCACTCCGCGACGACATCCGGCTCCTCGGCGGGATCCTCGGCGACACCATCCGCGAACAGGCCGGGCCGCAGATCTTCGACCTCGTCGAGCGGGCCCGGCAGGAATCGTTCGCCGTGCGGCGGTCCGAGCTGGATCGCGAGCAGCTCGCCGCCCTGTTCGCCGACGTCCCCACCGCCGAGGCGGTGCCGGTCATCCGCGCCTTCTCACACTTCGCCCTCCTGGCCAACCTCGCCGAGGACCTGCACCGCGAGCGGCGCCGGGCGATTCACGTCCGGGCGGGCGAGCCGCCGCAGGCCTCGTCGCTGGCGCACACCTACGGGCTGCTGGCGGAGGCCGCGCTCGACGGCACCGAGGTCGCAGCGGCCCTCCGGCATGCGCTCGTCGTGCCGGTGATCACCGCGCACCCGACCGAGACGCGGCGCCGCACCGTGTTCGATACCCAGCATCGGATCACCGAGCTCATGCGCTACCGCGACCGGACCCAGCTGGACCCGCGCGAGGAGGAACAGGTGCAGGTCGGGCTCCGGCGGCAGATCCTCACACTCTGGGACACCGCCCTGGTCCGGCTGGAGCGGCTGCGCATCCAGGACGAGATCGAGAACGGCCTGCGCTACTTCGACGCCGCCTTCCTCCAGGTGATGCCGGCCATCAACCGCGAGGCACGCACCCGATTGCGTGAGCTGTACCCGGGGACCGCCCTGCTGTCCGAGCCGATCGTGCGGCCGGGATCGTGGATCGGCGGCGACCGCGACGGCAATCCCTACGTCACCGCCGAGGTGGTCACCATGGCGTCGCGGCGGGCCGCTGCGACGGCCATCGGGCATTACCTGCGCGAATTGCTGCAGCTGGAACAGGAACTCGCCCTCAGCTCCCGTCTCACCACGGTCGCCGACGATCTGCTCGCGCTCGCCGCGTGGGACGACTCGCCCAAACGGGCCGACGAGCCCTACCGGCGCGCTCTGCACGGCATCCGCGGCCGCCTGTCCGCGACCGCCGACGCCCTCCTGGACGAGCAGCTGGACGCGCGCACGGACATCGGCGCCGAGCCGTACGGCGCACCGTCGGAACTCCTGGCGGACCTGGGTGTCGTCGATGCCTCGCTCCGAGCCGGAGGGGACGGCCTCATCGCCGACGACCGCCTGCAGGCTCTGCGGGAGGCCGTGAACACCTTCGGTTTCCACCTCTCCGGCCTCGACATGCGGCAGAACTCCGATGTGCACGAGGAGACGATCGCGGAACTCTTCGCCTGGGCCGGCGTGCACCCCGACTACGCCTCCCTCGACGAGGACGAACGAGTCCGGCTCCTCACCGCCGAGCTGCGCCTGCGCCGGCCGCTCGTGGGGCCCGGTGCCGAGTTCACGGATCAGACGACGAAGGAGCTCGGCGTGCTCCATGCCGCGACGCGCGCCGTGGACTCCCTGGGGGCCGGGGCAGTTCCGAACTACATCATCTCCATGTGCACGTCCGTCTCGGATCTGCTCGAGGCCGCAGTGCTGCTCAAGGAGGCGGGGCTGCTGCGGCCCGACACCGACGGCGGCGCCGAGTGCCCCGTGAACATCGTGCCGCTCTTCGAGACCATCGAGGACCTGCAGCAGGGTGCCGCGACGATGCGCGCCGCGCTGGCCGTCCCCGCCTACCGGTCGCTGGTCGACGGCAAGGGCGGGCTGCAGGAGATCATGCTGGGCTACAGCGATTCCAACAAGGACGGCGGCTACCTCGCCGCCAACTGGGCGCTCTACCGCGCCGAGCTCGACCTCGTCGCGATGGCCCGTGACACGGGGATCACGTTGCGGCTCTTCCACGGTCGCGGTGGCACCGTCGGGCGCGGCGGCGGGCCGAGCTACGACGCCATCCTCGCCCAGCCGCCGGGCGCGGTCCGCGGCACGCTGCGGCTCACCGAGCAGGGCGAGATCATCGCCGCCAAGTACGCCGAACCCGCGCTGGCGGTACGGAACCTGGAATCGCTGGTGGCGGCGACGCTGGAGTCCACGCTGCTCGACGTCGAGGGCCTCGGTGACGAGGCCGAGGATGCCTACGCCGTTCTCGATGAGCTGGCGGCGCTCGCGCGGGACGCCTACGGCGACCTCGTGCACCGTACGGACGGCTTCGTCGAGTACTTCAAGACCTCCACGCCCGTCGAGGAGATCGGCTCGCTGAACATCGGTTCGCGGCCCAGTTCCCGCAAGCAGACGTCGAAGATCTCGGACCTGCGTGCGATTCCCTGGGTGATGGCGTGGTCGCTCTCACGCGTCATGCTTCCCGGGTTCTACGGCACGGGAACGGCGTTCGAGACATGGATCGGTGGCGACCCGGCACGGCTGGATCGCCTGCGCGAGCTGTACCGGCGGTGGCCCTTCTTCCGTTCGGTGCTCTCCAACATGGCGCAGGTCCTCGCCAAATCCGACCTCGGATTGGCCGCCCGCTACGCGGATCTCGTACCCGACGTCGCGCTGCGCGAGCGCGTCTTCGGCAAGATCGCCGACGAGCACCGCCGCACGATCGAGATGTACTACGCGATCACGGAGACCGACGATCTGCTCGCCGACAACCCCGCCCTGAAGCGTTCCGTGTTCAACCGTTTCCCGTACCTCGAGCCGCTCAACCACCTCCAGGTGGAACTGCTGCGCCGGTACCGCTCGGGTGACGAGGACCCGCTGGTGCAGCGCGGCATTCTGCTGACCATGAACGGCCTCGCGACCGCGCTGCGCAACTCGGGCTAG